From a single Microbacterium murale genomic region:
- the nusB gene encoding transcription antitermination factor NusB, whose amino-acid sequence MGSRTKARKRALDILFSSDVRGDDLSVTLAAEARRAASEPAREASWLYAREIVDGIVDHRDEIDEHIVTHSRDWKLDRMPAVDRALLRIGVWEILHNDEVPTAVAIDEAVELAKEFSTDDSGAFVHGVLARVARAS is encoded by the coding sequence GTGGGCTCCCGGACGAAGGCGCGCAAGCGCGCACTCGACATCCTCTTCTCCTCGGATGTCCGCGGGGACGATCTTTCCGTCACCCTCGCCGCAGAAGCAAGGCGCGCCGCCAGCGAACCCGCTCGTGAGGCCTCCTGGCTCTACGCTCGCGAGATCGTCGACGGGATCGTCGATCACCGCGATGAGATCGACGAGCACATCGTGACGCACAGTCGCGATTGGAAGCTCGATCGGATGCCGGCCGTGGACCGTGCTCTGCTGCGGATCGGAGTGTGGGAGATCCTGCACAACGACGAGGTGCCGACCGCGGTCGCCATCGACGAGGCCGTCGAACTCGCCAAGGAGTTCTCGACAGACGATTCCGGCGCATTCGTGCACGGCGTGCTCGCCAGGGTGGCCCGCGCCAGCTGA
- the efp gene encoding elongation factor P, with amino-acid sequence MASTADIKNGVVLSIDGQLWNVIEFQHVKPGKGGAFVRTKLKNVVSGKTVDRTYNAGAKIEIENVDRRDFTYLYADGDGFVFMDTTDYDQITVGGATVGDAKNFLLENQQVTIALNNGNPLYIDLPASVTLEVTYTEPGLQGDRSSAGTKPATVETGYEMQVPLFIEAGTKIKVDTRTGDYLGREK; translated from the coding sequence ATGGCATCCACTGCAGACATCAAGAACGGCGTCGTCCTCAGCATCGACGGACAGCTCTGGAACGTCATCGAGTTCCAGCACGTCAAGCCCGGCAAGGGCGGCGCATTCGTTCGCACCAAGCTGAAGAACGTCGTCTCAGGCAAGACCGTGGACCGCACCTACAACGCCGGAGCGAAGATCGAGATCGAGAACGTCGATCGCCGCGACTTCACGTACCTCTACGCGGATGGCGATGGATTCGTGTTCATGGACACGACCGACTACGACCAGATCACTGTGGGAGGTGCCACCGTCGGCGATGCTAAGAACTTCCTGCTCGAGAACCAGCAGGTGACGATCGCGCTGAACAACGGCAACCCGCTGTACATCGACCTCCCCGCATCCGTCACCCTCGAAGTGACCTACACCGAGCCCGGCCTGCAGGGCGACCGCTCATCGGCCGGCACCAAGCCCGCGACCGTCGAGACCGGGTACGAGATGCAGGTACCGCTGTTCATCGAGGCCGGCACGAAGATCAAGGTCGACACCCGCACAGGTGACTACCTCGGTCGCGAGAAGTAA
- the aroQ gene encoding type II 3-dehydroquinate dehydratase: MNAETPRRRILLVNGPNLNLLGTRQPEIYGKATLSDVERITTEAAAAAGYEVRSVQSNHEGALIDAIHAARADCSGIVINPGGLTHTSVALRDALTGVSIPFAEVHISDVHAREEFRHFSYLEDVAAVRVIGEGVDGYANAVRQLTALIP; this comes from the coding sequence ATGAACGCCGAGACCCCCCGCCGACGCATCCTGCTCGTCAACGGACCGAACCTCAATCTCCTCGGCACCCGCCAGCCGGAGATCTACGGCAAGGCGACGCTCTCCGATGTCGAGAGGATCACGACGGAGGCCGCTGCGGCGGCCGGCTACGAGGTGCGCAGCGTCCAGAGCAATCACGAAGGCGCCCTGATCGATGCGATCCACGCCGCCCGTGCGGACTGCTCCGGCATCGTGATCAATCCGGGTGGACTCACTCACACCTCCGTCGCACTGCGTGACGCGCTCACCGGAGTGTCCATCCCGTTCGCCGAGGTGCACATCTCAGACGTGCATGCGCGAGAGGAGTTCCGACACTTCTCGTACCTCGAAGACGTCGCGGCAGTGCGTGTGATCGGCGAGGGCGTGGACGGGTACGCGAATGCCGTTCGTCAGCTCACCGCTCTCATCCCGTAG
- a CDS encoding GNAT family N-acetyltransferase, whose product MIFTVRRVRADEWEQVRDLRLDAVRDQAAAIAFLHSYEEESAHDDEFWQQRTEGAASGDAVAQFIAEADGEWNGTLSVLRRVAGSTDHHGRTVTAPRGDVVGVYVRPEHRGVGMIDALFDTAAQWADSLGDSRLTLDVHADNARAQAAYRRIGFVDTGVRFTASIGPELEMTRPIGGGAR is encoded by the coding sequence ATGATCTTCACCGTGCGGCGTGTTCGTGCGGACGAATGGGAGCAGGTTCGTGACCTGCGACTCGATGCGGTCCGGGACCAGGCGGCAGCGATCGCGTTCTTGCACTCCTACGAAGAGGAATCGGCGCACGACGACGAGTTCTGGCAGCAGCGCACCGAAGGCGCAGCCTCCGGCGATGCCGTCGCACAGTTCATCGCGGAAGCCGACGGCGAATGGAACGGCACTCTTTCGGTGCTGCGACGTGTCGCTGGTTCGACCGACCACCACGGGCGCACCGTCACCGCGCCTCGCGGCGACGTCGTCGGCGTCTATGTCCGCCCTGAGCACCGCGGAGTCGGAATGATCGACGCGCTGTTCGACACGGCAGCGCAGTGGGCCGACTCGTTGGGCGACTCCCGGCTCACGCTCGATGTCCATGCGGACAATGCCCGTGCACAGGCCGCGTATCGGCGTATCGGATTCGTCGACACCGGCGTGCGGTTCACCGCATCGATCGGCCCGGAGCTCGAGATGACGCGTCCGATCGGCGGGGGAGCACGATGA
- the aroB gene encoding 3-dehydroquinate synthase: MSTTTISVTGQASYDITVGRGILDQVSAALDPAVRKILVVHPPTLAARAAELRDRLLADAAEGPREVLLAEVPDAEQGKRIEVAAFCWQIMGQSDFTRTDAVVGYGGGAVTDLAGFVAATWLRGVQVVQVPTTVLGLVDASVGGKTGVNTAEGKNLVGAFWAPRAVIGDLDELASLSTHEATAGFAEVVKAGFIWAPEILDIIEADPARAVDTTTDEFRRTIELAIDMKARVVSEDFREAGQREILNYGHTLGHAIEHAERYRWRHGAAISVGMLFAAEISRLAGRLSDESADRHRTVLESLGLPTSYRAGAWPQLLATMQRDKKSRGGMLRFIVLDDIAKPTVLQAPDESLLFAAYQEVGA, translated from the coding sequence ATGAGCACGACCACGATCAGCGTGACAGGGCAGGCGTCGTACGACATCACGGTCGGACGCGGCATCCTCGACCAGGTGTCGGCCGCACTCGATCCCGCGGTGCGGAAGATCCTGGTGGTGCACCCGCCCACTCTCGCCGCACGCGCTGCCGAACTGCGCGACCGCCTGCTCGCCGACGCTGCTGAGGGACCCCGCGAGGTGCTGCTCGCCGAGGTGCCCGACGCCGAGCAGGGAAAACGCATCGAGGTCGCGGCCTTCTGCTGGCAGATCATGGGGCAGTCCGACTTCACGCGCACCGATGCCGTCGTGGGATACGGCGGCGGCGCTGTGACCGACCTCGCCGGCTTCGTCGCGGCGACCTGGTTGCGCGGTGTGCAGGTCGTGCAGGTGCCGACCACCGTGCTCGGCCTCGTCGATGCTTCGGTCGGAGGCAAGACGGGTGTGAACACTGCGGAGGGCAAGAACCTCGTCGGTGCATTCTGGGCGCCCCGCGCCGTGATCGGCGACCTCGACGAGCTGGCCAGCCTCAGCACGCATGAGGCCACTGCAGGCTTCGCCGAGGTCGTGAAGGCCGGTTTCATCTGGGCACCCGAGATCCTCGACATCATCGAGGCAGATCCTGCACGTGCCGTCGATACGACGACCGATGAGTTCCGCCGCACGATCGAACTCGCGATCGATATGAAGGCGCGAGTCGTGTCCGAGGACTTCCGCGAAGCCGGCCAGCGCGAGATCCTCAACTACGGTCACACGCTCGGGCACGCCATCGAGCATGCCGAGCGCTATCGGTGGCGTCACGGCGCGGCGATCTCTGTCGGGATGCTGTTCGCCGCCGAGATCTCGCGACTCGCAGGGCGTCTGTCCGATGAGTCCGCCGACCGCCATCGCACTGTGCTCGAGTCTCTCGGTCTGCCGACCAGCTACCGGGCCGGCGCGTGGCCGCAACTGCTCGCCACCATGCAGCGCGACAAGAAGAGCCGGGGCGGGATGCTGCGCTTCATCGTGCTGGACGACATCGCCAAGCCGACCGTTCTGCAGGCTCCGGACGAATCGCTGCTGTTCGCCGCCTATCAGGAGGTCGGCGCATGA
- a CDS encoding shikimate kinase, whose product MSTPEQLTVVLVGPMGAGKTSVGRQVAKRLGVGFIDTDKRIAAEHGPIPDLFEKYGESHFRALEQSAVEAALRQGGVISLGGGAVSSSATRELLRQHPVVFLAVTQDAVADRIRTGGRPLLAGDDDPLERWNQIYEQRRAWYEEVADAIFDTSRRPMQRIADEIAAWRREQA is encoded by the coding sequence ATGAGCACGCCTGAGCAGCTGACCGTCGTGCTCGTCGGTCCGATGGGCGCGGGCAAGACCAGCGTCGGTCGGCAGGTGGCCAAGCGTCTCGGTGTCGGATTCATCGACACGGACAAGCGGATCGCTGCCGAGCACGGCCCGATTCCGGACCTTTTCGAGAAATACGGTGAGTCGCACTTCCGTGCGCTCGAGCAGTCTGCGGTCGAGGCGGCACTCAGACAAGGGGGAGTGATCTCGCTCGGGGGCGGTGCGGTCAGCTCGTCGGCGACACGCGAGCTGCTGCGCCAGCATCCGGTCGTCTTCCTCGCCGTGACGCAGGATGCTGTCGCCGATCGGATTCGCACCGGCGGTCGTCCGCTCCTGGCCGGAGACGACGACCCGCTGGAGCGCTGGAACCAGATCTACGAGCAGCGCCGCGCCTGGTACGAAGAGGTAGCGGATGCGATATTCGATACGTCACGCCGGCCGATGCAACGCATCGCCGATGAGATCGCAGCATGGAGGAGAGAACAGGCATGA
- the aroC gene encoding chorismate synthase, which yields MLRVLTAGESHGPELIAVMEGLPSGVPISSEAIQKDLARRKLGYGRGSRMKFEQDELTISGGVRHGKSLGSPVALRIGNTEWPKWVEVMNPEPVEITDRSRGRSAPLTRPRPGHADLVGMQKYDFDEARPILERASARETAARVALGAVARSFLGELGIRLVSHTLSIGPVRVPDGAALPTPDDVDALDADPLRCFDAGTSAAMVTEVDEARKDGDTLGGIVEVLAYGLPPGLGSHVHWDRRLDARLAQALMSIQAIKGVEVGDGFETTRRRGSAAHDELFSADAGITRGSDRAGGTEGGMSTGTVLRVRAGMKPIATVPHSLRTIDVATGDAATAHHQRSDVCAVPAAGVVAEAMVAVELANAVLEKFGGDSVRETARNLQGYLDAIPAELRTAPASEAALIAHDEHA from the coding sequence ATGCTCCGCGTGCTCACGGCCGGCGAATCGCACGGCCCCGAACTCATTGCCGTCATGGAAGGGCTGCCGTCCGGCGTCCCGATCTCGTCAGAGGCGATCCAGAAGGATCTCGCCCGCCGCAAGCTCGGCTATGGTCGCGGATCGCGCATGAAGTTCGAGCAGGACGAGCTCACGATCTCCGGTGGCGTGCGCCATGGGAAGTCCCTCGGCAGCCCGGTCGCGTTGCGCATCGGCAACACCGAATGGCCGAAGTGGGTCGAGGTCATGAATCCCGAGCCGGTGGAGATCACCGACAGATCACGCGGCCGTTCGGCGCCGTTGACCCGTCCTCGTCCTGGGCACGCCGACCTCGTCGGCATGCAGAAGTACGATTTCGACGAGGCGCGACCGATCCTCGAGCGGGCAAGCGCTCGCGAGACGGCGGCACGCGTCGCGCTCGGTGCGGTCGCACGCTCGTTCCTGGGTGAGCTCGGCATCCGTCTCGTCAGCCACACGCTCTCCATCGGCCCGGTACGAGTGCCCGACGGTGCGGCGCTGCCGACGCCTGACGATGTCGACGCGCTCGATGCCGATCCGCTGCGGTGCTTCGACGCCGGCACGTCTGCCGCGATGGTCACCGAAGTCGACGAGGCGCGCAAGGATGGCGACACACTCGGCGGCATCGTCGAGGTGCTCGCTTACGGGCTTCCACCAGGACTCGGCTCGCACGTGCACTGGGACCGCCGCCTGGACGCGCGCCTCGCTCAGGCGCTCATGAGCATCCAGGCGATCAAGGGCGTCGAGGTGGGTGACGGCTTCGAGACGACACGACGTCGAGGTTCTGCCGCACACGATGAGCTCTTCTCCGCCGACGCGGGCATCACCCGCGGCTCCGACCGCGCCGGCGGCACGGAGGGCGGCATGTCCACCGGTACTGTGCTCCGCGTACGCGCAGGGATGAAGCCGATCGCGACCGTGCCGCACTCGCTGCGCACGATCGACGTCGCTACCGGCGACGCCGCGACCGCCCACCACCAGCGCTCCGATGTGTGTGCAGTTCCGGCGGCGGGCGTGGTCGCCGAGGCCATGGTCGCCGTCGAGCTCGCGAATGCCGTGCTGGAGAAGTTCGGCGGTGACAGCGTCCGTGAGACGGCCCGCAACCTGCAGGGCTATCTCGACGCGATCCCGGCCGAGCTGCGCACCGCGCCCGCCTCGGAGGCAGCGCTGATCGCCCACGATGAGCACGCCTGA
- a CDS encoding shikimate dehydrogenase family protein, with product MSVSRLAVWGDPIAHSKSPALHSAAIRVLGLDWEYGRRQVDAGGFNAAFHDLDDSWRGLSLTMPLKEQAFRAAVRRDRHAELTGAVNTLLLGETPLGFNTDVGGIVDAFAEHGVRSAERARILGAGATASSALVAVAEMGAQRIDVRARRPERAEALRVLGEQLGVEVTVDGFAAGAAPVDVTVATLPGGAVLEDSAAFAAAGGSLLDVAYAPWPSALAAAWPGDEVTPGHSMLLHQALRQVRVFVHGSPLHELGDEATVLAAMRTALEVPSLS from the coding sequence ATGAGCGTCAGTCGTCTCGCGGTGTGGGGCGATCCGATCGCTCACAGCAAGTCGCCGGCCCTGCACTCTGCCGCGATTCGCGTTCTCGGACTGGATTGGGAGTACGGGCGTCGACAGGTGGATGCCGGCGGCTTCAATGCTGCTTTCCACGATCTGGACGATTCATGGCGCGGACTCTCCCTCACGATGCCGCTGAAGGAGCAGGCATTCCGTGCAGCCGTCCGACGCGACCGTCATGCTGAGCTGACCGGTGCGGTGAACACACTGCTCCTCGGCGAGACGCCGCTCGGTTTCAACACCGATGTCGGCGGCATCGTCGACGCATTCGCCGAACACGGCGTCCGCAGCGCCGAGCGTGCGCGGATCCTCGGAGCCGGTGCGACCGCGTCGTCGGCTCTGGTCGCCGTCGCGGAGATGGGTGCACAGCGGATCGACGTCCGCGCGCGGCGCCCGGAGCGCGCCGAAGCGCTGCGCGTGCTGGGGGAGCAGCTCGGCGTGGAAGTCACCGTGGACGGATTCGCTGCAGGCGCCGCGCCGGTGGACGTCACGGTCGCCACGCTTCCCGGCGGTGCCGTGCTCGAGGACTCCGCCGCTTTCGCGGCAGCCGGTGGCAGCCTGTTGGACGTCGCGTACGCCCCGTGGCCATCCGCGCTGGCAGCAGCGTGGCCGGGCGACGAGGTCACCCCAGGACATTCGATGCTGCTGCACCAGGCACTGCGGCAGGTGCGCGTGTTCGTTCACGGGAGCCCGCTTCATGAACTCGGCGACGAGGCGACGGTTCTCGCCGCCATGCGCACGGCTCTGGAGGTTCCGTCGCTGTCTTGA
- the mltG gene encoding endolytic transglycosylase MltG — protein MPERESPERGSNSLSDDLFSKLPAPSHQVPSVESTPPAPGSRRALREASRSEAAPSDVAAEPADASTNDAPVDVPAEAAPASAGTSSPASLDDLFAAEHDDTHGAPRKKKRRTGCLVALIIVLALIGGAVAGGAWAMNTYGDKINEIMGWGEPDDWEPGIASGEALVTIHEGDTGSPVSTALYEAGVTRTEDVFYDYLVKENIAVTFYPGVYKLQNKMTAEAALAALNDDANKLENSVGISEGGTLESSLPVITESIGIPLEDLQAAVADPSAYGVAAESLEGWLFPAVYTFDPEATATQVIQRMVDRTRESLTAAGVPAGDEQRILTIASIIQREGRTDDFAKVSRVIQNRLDDGMMLQMDSTAQYGYGELHAGVVSTSTEAQNDDNPWNTYVHTGLPVGPIANPNDAAIEAAMHPVDGPWFYFVTVNLQTGETVFSTTYEEHQAAIKTWQEWCRANPDQGC, from the coding sequence ATGCCCGAACGTGAGAGTCCAGAGCGCGGCTCGAACTCGCTCTCCGACGACCTGTTCTCCAAGCTCCCTGCCCCGTCGCATCAGGTGCCGAGCGTGGAGTCGACACCACCGGCTCCTGGCTCCCGTCGAGCGCTGCGTGAAGCCAGTCGGTCTGAAGCAGCACCCTCCGACGTGGCCGCCGAGCCCGCAGACGCCTCGACGAATGACGCGCCTGTCGACGTGCCCGCAGAAGCAGCCCCCGCTTCTGCGGGCACGTCGTCGCCGGCATCTCTCGACGATCTGTTCGCAGCAGAACACGACGACACGCACGGTGCGCCGCGCAAGAAGAAGCGACGTACCGGCTGTCTCGTCGCCCTCATCATCGTTCTCGCTCTGATCGGCGGGGCTGTGGCCGGTGGTGCGTGGGCGATGAACACGTATGGCGACAAGATCAACGAGATCATGGGATGGGGAGAGCCTGACGACTGGGAGCCCGGAATCGCGTCCGGCGAGGCGCTCGTCACCATCCACGAGGGCGATACCGGTTCACCGGTCTCCACCGCGCTGTACGAGGCGGGCGTGACCAGGACGGAAGATGTCTTCTACGACTACCTCGTCAAGGAGAACATCGCGGTCACCTTTTATCCCGGCGTGTACAAGCTGCAGAACAAGATGACCGCTGAAGCTGCCCTGGCCGCGCTGAACGATGACGCGAACAAATTGGAGAACTCCGTCGGGATATCCGAAGGCGGGACCCTCGAATCATCGCTCCCCGTGATCACGGAGAGCATCGGCATTCCGCTGGAGGATCTGCAGGCGGCTGTCGCCGATCCCAGCGCGTACGGGGTAGCGGCCGAAAGCCTCGAAGGATGGCTGTTCCCGGCGGTGTACACCTTCGATCCCGAAGCGACCGCAACTCAGGTCATCCAGCGGATGGTCGACCGCACCCGTGAATCCTTGACCGCAGCGGGAGTGCCGGCCGGCGACGAGCAGAGGATCCTGACGATCGCGTCGATCATCCAGCGAGAGGGACGCACCGACGACTTCGCGAAGGTGTCGCGCGTCATTCAGAACCGTCTGGATGACGGGATGATGCTGCAGATGGATTCGACCGCGCAGTACGGCTACGGCGAGCTTCATGCCGGTGTGGTGAGCACCTCCACTGAGGCTCAGAACGACGACAACCCGTGGAACACCTACGTCCACACCGGACTGCCCGTAGGGCCGATCGCGAACCCGAACGACGCCGCGATCGAGGCCGCGATGCACCCTGTCGACGGACCGTGGTTCTACTTCGTCACCGTCAATCTTCAGACCGGTGAGACGGTCTTCTCCACGACCTACGAAGAGCACCAGGCTGCGATCAAGACCTGGCAAGAGTGGTGCCGCGCGAATCCCGACCAGGGATGCTGA
- the ruvX gene encoding Holliday junction resolvase RuvX — MSGFRRGVRLGIDVGKARVGVARCDPDGMLAVPVETVPRSDTSLTRIAEIAAEYDPLEFIVGLPVNMRGEDTPSTADARDFAAALQRLTAVPVRLMDERLSTVTAHAALRSSGRTQRNSRSIVDQVAAVVLLQHAIDTEKSTGNPAGSVVPKDEEPT; from the coding sequence GTGAGCGGATTCCGCCGCGGTGTGCGGCTCGGCATCGATGTCGGTAAGGCGAGAGTGGGCGTCGCCCGCTGCGACCCCGACGGCATGCTCGCCGTGCCGGTGGAGACGGTGCCGCGCTCGGACACGTCGCTGACCCGTATCGCTGAGATCGCGGCGGAGTACGATCCGCTGGAATTCATCGTGGGGCTCCCGGTCAACATGCGAGGGGAAGACACCCCTTCCACGGCCGACGCTCGAGACTTCGCGGCCGCTCTGCAACGACTCACAGCCGTGCCCGTGCGCTTGATGGATGAGCGACTCAGCACCGTCACAGCGCATGCGGCGCTGCGATCTTCTGGCAGAACTCAGCGAAACTCTCGTAGCATTGTCGATCAGGTCGCGGCAGTGGTGCTTCTGCAGCACGCGATCGACACGGAGAAGAGTACCGGCAACCCGGCCGGGTCCGTGGTTCCAAAGGACGAGGAGCCCACTTGA
- the alaS gene encoding alanine--tRNA ligase yields the protein MKTADIAQRYLNYFEKNDHTIVPSASLVSDDPTVMFTIAGMVPFIPYLTGVVPAPYSRAADVQKCIRTNDIEEVGKTVRHGTFFQMLGNWSFGDYFKEGAITYAWELLTTSEADGGLGFEEKDFWVTVYETDDEAADIWRRVIGLPEERIQRLGRADNYWHTGQPGPGGPDSEIFFDRGAEFGRDGGPAADDNRYMELWNLVFMQELLSDVRSQVDFDIAGPLPRKNIDTGMGLERVAFLKQGVANMYETDQVRPVLDRAVELSGKRYGAVHEDDVRFRVIADHVRSSLMLLSDGVKPSNEGRGYVLRRLMRRTVRAMRLLGVDAPVFPELFAASRDAMKTAYPVLETDWDRLSLSAIAEEETFLRTLAQGSTILDLALADTKKAGKQTLAGPEAFLLHDTYGFPIDLTLEIAEETGLNVDRAAFDSLMQEQRTRAKADAKSRKRQLADVSVYREFRALGETGFAGYTDLDIESRVLGILVDGQPVASAGEGQVAEVILAETTLYAESGGQVADKGTIVGAGFELDVLDVQKPVAGLISHTVQVASGSVALDDRATTLVDAANRRAARQAHSATHLVHAALRDTLGPTATQSGSLNRAGYMRFDFSWSQALSADARTEIEEITNRAVQEALEVTTRIVSLDEAKEAGAMALFGEKYGNVVRMVDIGGPWSRELCAGTHVSTSAEVGLVSVVGESSVGASNRRIEALVGQDAFRELAAERAIVSQLTTALKTPREQLPERIAEIAANLKTAEKRIAQFEAKQREGQVPSIAESAERVGAYRVAAVSLGDVASADDVRGLALSVRERLGSDAAVVALGGIAAGRPIVVVTTNDAARAAGAKAGALAKRAAGVLGGGGGGRDDVAQGGGTDASALGAALEAVTQELRGA from the coding sequence ATGAAAACTGCGGACATCGCGCAGCGTTACCTCAACTACTTCGAGAAGAACGACCACACGATCGTGCCCTCGGCATCGCTCGTGAGCGACGACCCGACGGTGATGTTCACCATCGCCGGGATGGTGCCGTTCATCCCGTACCTGACCGGCGTCGTTCCTGCGCCGTACTCGCGTGCGGCTGACGTTCAGAAGTGCATTCGCACCAACGACATCGAAGAAGTGGGCAAGACGGTTCGTCACGGCACGTTCTTCCAGATGCTCGGCAACTGGTCGTTCGGCGACTACTTCAAGGAGGGGGCGATCACGTACGCGTGGGAGCTCCTGACGACGAGCGAGGCCGACGGAGGACTGGGGTTCGAGGAGAAGGACTTCTGGGTCACGGTCTACGAGACCGATGACGAGGCCGCTGACATCTGGCGCCGCGTGATCGGCCTGCCGGAGGAGCGCATTCAGCGACTCGGACGGGCCGACAATTACTGGCACACCGGTCAGCCCGGCCCTGGCGGCCCTGATTCGGAGATCTTCTTCGACCGCGGTGCGGAGTTCGGCCGAGACGGCGGCCCGGCGGCGGACGACAACCGGTACATGGAGCTGTGGAACCTCGTGTTCATGCAGGAGCTGCTCAGTGATGTGCGCTCCCAGGTCGACTTCGACATCGCCGGCCCTCTGCCGCGGAAGAACATCGATACGGGTATGGGCCTGGAGCGCGTCGCCTTCCTCAAGCAGGGTGTGGCGAACATGTACGAGACGGACCAGGTGCGCCCGGTGCTGGACCGCGCTGTGGAGCTGTCCGGCAAGCGTTACGGCGCCGTGCACGAGGACGACGTCCGCTTCCGCGTGATCGCCGATCATGTCCGGTCCTCGCTCATGCTGCTCTCCGACGGCGTGAAGCCGTCGAACGAGGGCCGCGGGTATGTGCTCCGTCGGCTCATGCGCCGCACCGTCCGCGCCATGCGGCTGCTCGGTGTGGATGCACCGGTGTTCCCCGAGCTGTTCGCGGCCTCTCGCGATGCCATGAAGACGGCCTATCCGGTTCTCGAGACGGATTGGGACCGGTTGTCCCTCTCAGCGATCGCCGAGGAGGAGACCTTCCTGCGCACGCTCGCTCAGGGATCGACGATCCTCGACCTCGCACTCGCTGACACGAAGAAGGCCGGCAAGCAGACTCTCGCGGGACCCGAGGCGTTCCTACTGCACGACACGTATGGCTTCCCGATCGACCTCACACTCGAGATCGCCGAAGAAACAGGGCTCAACGTCGATCGCGCGGCTTTCGACAGCCTCATGCAGGAGCAGCGGACGCGTGCGAAAGCCGATGCGAAGAGCCGGAAGCGTCAACTCGCCGATGTCTCGGTGTATCGCGAATTCCGAGCCCTCGGCGAGACCGGCTTCGCGGGCTACACCGATCTTGACATCGAGTCCCGCGTCCTCGGCATCCTCGTCGATGGTCAGCCTGTGGCATCCGCGGGCGAGGGCCAGGTCGCCGAGGTCATCCTCGCCGAGACGACCCTGTACGCGGAGTCCGGTGGTCAGGTCGCTGACAAGGGCACGATCGTGGGCGCCGGATTCGAACTCGACGTGCTCGATGTGCAGAAGCCGGTAGCCGGCCTCATCAGTCACACGGTGCAGGTCGCCAGCGGCAGCGTCGCTCTCGACGATCGCGCGACGACGCTCGTCGATGCCGCGAACCGCCGTGCCGCACGTCAGGCGCATTCCGCCACGCATCTGGTCCACGCCGCCCTTCGGGACACGCTCGGTCCGACCGCGACGCAATCGGGGTCGCTCAACCGTGCGGGCTACATGCGCTTCGACTTCTCGTGGTCGCAGGCGCTGTCGGCTGACGCGCGCACCGAGATCGAGGAGATCACCAATCGGGCCGTGCAGGAGGCTCTCGAGGTGACGACGCGCATCGTGTCGCTCGATGAGGCCAAGGAAGCCGGCGCGATGGCATTGTTCGGCGAGAAGTACGGCAACGTCGTGCGGATGGTCGACATCGGCGGTCCGTGGTCGCGGGAACTCTGTGCGGGAACGCACGTGAGCACCAGCGCCGAGGTCGGACTGGTCAGCGTCGTCGGTGAATCATCCGTCGGCGCCTCCAACCGCCGCATCGAAGCGCTGGTCGGTCAGGATGCGTTCCGCGAGCTGGCGGCCGAGCGTGCAATCGTCTCGCAGCTCACGACCGCGCTGAAGACGCCCCGCGAGCAGTTGCCGGAGCGGATCGCTGAGATCGCGGCGAACCTCAAGACCGCCGAGAAGCGGATCGCGCAGTTCGAGGCGAAGCAGCGCGAGGGCCAGGTGCCCTCGATCGCCGAGTCCGCCGAGCGCGTCGGTGCGTACCGGGTCGCCGCGGTGTCCCTCGGCGACGTCGCTTCTGCGGATGATGTACGAGGACTGGCGCTCAGCGTGCGTGAGCGGCTCGGCTCCGATGCCGCGGTCGTCGCTCTCGGTGGCATCGCCGCCGGTCGGCCGATCGTCGTCGTCACCACGAACGATGCGGCACGCGCGGCGGGTGCGAAGGCCGGTGCCCTCGCGAAGCGAGCGGCCGGGGTACTCGGCGGCGGTGGCGGCGGGCGCGACGACGTCGCTCAGGGCGGTGGCACGGATGCCTCGGCACTGGGCGCAGCGCTCGAGGCCGTGACGCAGGAGCTGCGCGGCGCGTGA